Part of the Janibacter alkaliphilus genome is shown below.
GCCGGCACGGTGGCCGCGGCCAGCAACGGCCTCGGCGTCAGCGGGGTCGCCCCGGACGTGAGCATCGTCGACCTGCGGGCCGGCCAGGACGGCGGCTTCTTCTTCCTCGGCCCGTCGGTCAACGCGCTGACCTACGCCGCCGACCAGCAGCTCGACGTGGTCAACATGAGCTTCTACGTCGACCCGTGGCTCTACGCCTGCGAAGGGGGCGCCCCCGAGGACGACCCGGAGCAGGCGACCACCCAGGACGTGACCATCGAGCTGATGCGCCGGGCCCAGGACCTGGCGCACGAGCAGGGCGTGACGATGGTCGGCTCGGCCGGCAACTCCTCGGCCGACATGGCCGACCCGGGCACCGACGAGACCAGCCCGAACTACGGCGACGAGCCGCACAGCCGGACCATCGACCCGGAGAGCTGCTACGACCTGCCGGTCGAGGGGCCGCACGTCATCGGGGTCTCCTCGATCGACGAGGGCGGGTCGCTGTCCAGCTTCTCCAACTGGACCACCGAGCCGGACGGCGAGGACATCGAGGTGGCCGCGCCGGGCGGCGGCGCGGCGGTCAGCCCCCGCGGGGTGCTCTCGGCGACGCCGCGCTCGCTGGCCCGGGTGGAGGGCCTCGTCGACGACGACGGCCGCCTGACCCAGCTGGGCGTGGACGCCGGCTACGTCCGCGACTGCCCCGAGGGGATGGCCGAGGACGCACCGGACCCGGACCAGCGCTGCGGGCTCTACACCTACGCCCAGGGCACCTCGATGGCCTCGCCGCACGCCGCCGGGGTGGCCGCGCTGATCATCAGCGCCGAGGGTGACCGGATGGCGCCGGACGCGGTCCGCGAGCGCCTGCTCGGGACCGCCGCCGACCAGGCCTGCCCGAGCGGGACCGGCTCCGGCGGCCCGCGCTGCGTCGGCGATGCCGGGCGCAACGGCTTCGTCGGCGAGGGGGTCGTGGACGCGGCGGCCGCCGTGAGCTGACGGGCTCGTCGGCGCCCCAGGGACCACCGCAGCCTGGCCGGTCGAGCACGACCCGGCGCCCGCTCGTAGGCTGGCCAGGACTCGTCTCGAGGAGGTCATATGAAGCTCGCCGACCAGATCGTCGCCCAGCTCGTCGACGCCGGGGTGCGCCGCATCTACGGGATCGTCGGGGACAGCCTCAACCCGGTGGTCGACGCGGTGCGCCGCACCGGCGGGGCCGCGAAGGGCGGGATCGACTGGATCCACGTCCGGCACGAGGAGGCGGCCGCCTTCGCCGCGGCGGCCGACGCCCAGCTGACCGGGGAGCTCGCGGTCTGCGCCGGCTCCTGCGGGCCGGGCAACCTGCACCTCATCAACGGGCTCTACGACGCCAACCGCAGCCACGCGCCGGTGCTGGCGATCGCCTCGCACATCCCGAGCGCGCAGATCGGCACCGGCTACTTCCAGGAGACCCACCCCGACCGGCTCTTCGTCGAGTGCTCGGTCTACCGGGAGATGATCTCCTCGCCGCAGCAGTCCCCGCGGGTGGTCGCCTCGGCGATCCGGCACGCCGAGAGCCTGCGCGGGGTCGCGGTGCTCACCCTGCCCGGCGACCTCGCCGACGAGGAGGCCACCGCGCCCACCCCGGCCTACCGGCGGGCCGCCCGGCCGACGCTGGTGCCGGACGAGGCGGTGGTGACCGAGCTGGCCGAGCGGATCAACGCCGCCGGGCGGGTGGCCATCTTCGCCGGGGCCGGGGTGGCCGACGCCCACGACGAGGTGGTCGAGCTGGCCGGGCACCTGGGCGCCCCGGTCGGGCACTCGCTGCGCGGCAAGGACGCGATCCAGCACGACAACCCCTACGACGTCGGGATGACCGGGCTGCTCGGCTACGGCGCCGCGGCCGAGGGGATGAAGGACGCCGACCTGCTGCTGCTGCTCGGCACCGACTTCCCCTACGACCAGTTCCTGCCGGACGTCACCACCGTGCAGATCGACACCGCCGGCGAGGTCCTCGGGCGTCGCACCGAGGTGGACCTGCCGATCCACGCCGACGTGCGGGCCACCATCGCGGCCGTCCGACCGCTGCTGCAGCCCAAGGACTCCCGCTTCCTCGAGGCCACCCTGAAGCGGCACGAGAAGCTCATGACGAAGGCGGTCGGGGCCTACACCCACGACGTCGAGGACAAGACCCCGATCCACCCGGAGTACGTCGCCTCGATCCTCGACGAGGTGGCCGCCGAGGACGCGGTGATCACCGCGGACACCGGCATGTGCAACGTGTGGACCGCGCGCTACATCACCCCGAACGGTCGCCGTCGGCTCATCGGCTCCTACCTGCACGGCTCGATGGCCAACGCGCTGCCGCACGCGATCGGCGCGGCCGTGGCCCACCCGGGCCGGCAGGTGGTCTCGGTCTCCGGCGACGGCGGCCTGTCCATGCTGCTCGGCGAGCTCGTCACGGTGGCCGCCTACCGGCTCCCGGTGACCGTGGTGGTCTTCAACAACTCGACGCTGGGCATGGTCAAGCTGGAGATGCTCGTGGACGGGATGCCCGACTTCGGCGTGGACGTCCCGATGGTGGACTACGCGAAGGTGGGCGAGGCGCTGGGCTTCGAGGCCGAGCGGGTCGAGCAGCCGGGTGACGTGCGGGCCGCGCTGACCCGGGCCCTCGCCCACGACGGCCCGTCGCTCGTCGAGGTGGTCACCGACCCGATGGCGCTGTCCGTGCCACCGGCGATCACCGGCGAGCAGCTCATCGGCTTCGCCACCGCGATGAGCAAGGTGGTGCTCAACCGCGGCGCCGGCGAGGCGGTCGCGATGGCCCGCTCGAACCTGCGCAACATCCCCCGCTGAGCGCCCGCCGCGCTGGCTTGCTGGGGAGCCGCTCAGGCGTCGGCGGTGAGGTCGGCGACCCACTGCCGGAAGCGGGGGCAGGTGGCGACGTCGTGCGCCCGGCAGCCCATCGCGTGCTCGGTCATCGCCCGGGAGAGGCGCATCTGCTCCATCCGCCGGTCCAGCTCGTCGAGGTGGTCCTGCAGCACCTGGTGGCGACCGGGGGCGTCGCTGTCCAGGAGCACCCGGATCTGCTCCAGGCTCATCCCGGCGTCCCGGTTGCGCCGGATCGTCGCCACCCGGACGACGTCCGCTCCCCGGTAGCGACGCCGTCCGCCGCCGTCGCGCTCGGGGTCGAGCAGGCCCATCGACTCCCAGTGCCGCAGCACGTGCGTGGGCATGCCGAAGCGGGCGGCGACGTCACCGACCGACCAGCGCAGCTCGGGGAGGACGCTCTCGGGAGACGGGCTCCCGGCCGACCGGGGGCTCGGGTGACGCGCTCTGCGGGACCCGAGGCTCGGAACGGCTTGACTTCATGTCGACATGAAGTCAAGCGAGGTCGCGCTGACGCCCGAGCCGGTCTGAGGCTCCGCGGGCATCGGGCGGCGGGGCTAGGGTCGCTCCATGAGCGCACGCGACGACGCGATCGAGGTCACCGTCCCCCCGTCCGGCACCGGCTGCGCGGACTGCCTGGCCACCGACGACGGCTGGTGGGTGCACCTGCGGCGGTGCGCGACCTGCGGGCACGTGGGCTGCTGCGACAGCTCCCCCGCCCAGCACGCCTCGCACCACGTCGCCAGCACCGGCCACGCGGTCGTGCAGAGCTTCGAGCCCGGGGAGGACTGGTTCTTCGACTACGACGAGGAGCAGGTCTTCCGCGGGCCGACCCTGGCCGACCCGACCAGCCGTCCGGAGGAGCAGGGCATGCCCGCCCCCACCGACCGCGTCCCCGACGACTGGCGCTCCCACCTCCACTGACCCCGCCAGTCACCAGAGCCTTTATCGGGTAACCCGATAATCGCTCGCTCTCGGGGGAAGGCTTCTCCGGGGAACGAGAGGTTCTCGACGGCAGCGCGCTCCGCCTTGCCGAAGGGGCGGGCGTCCGTCACCGAGTCCTGCCCCCGCCGCCCCGGGCGGCGTACCGCGTCCGGTTCGGCTCACCCCTTCGGCGGCAGACCGCGGACGTAGCCGACGCCGATCCGCACCAGACGGGCCAGCTCGTCGTCGCCCAGAGCCACCTCCGGGTCGATGTCCGACCAGCCGCGGATCGGTCCGCCACGCATCACCGTCGGCGCGAGCAGCGGGTCGGGAGAGTCGTCCGCCGGGTCGTGCCGCACCATGAGGCCGCCCTTGCTGTCCGCGGCGACCGCCATGTGACCGTCGAGCATGAACCCGAGCCCGCCGAACATCCGGCGCTCGGTCAGCCCCGGCTCGTCGGCCAGCAGCGCCCGGACCCGGTCGGCGATCTCCTCGTCGTGCGCCACGGCTAGGCCCGCTCCACCGTCGCCAGCCGGGCGGCCAGCACGAGGTACCCGGCGGCGAAGACGCGCTGCACCCGCCGCACCACCGCCGGCCGGGTGATGACGTGCTCGCGCATGAGCGCGGCGCACCAGCCGTACCCGATGAAGACGATGAGGGTGAGCGCCATGAAGACCCCGCTGAGGGCCAGCATCTGCGTCAGCTCGCCGCGCCCGGGGGTGACGAACTGCGGGAGGAAGGCGAAGAAGAAGAGGGTGAGCTTCGGGTTGAGCAGGTTGGCCAGCACCGCGGTGACCACCAGCCGCCGCGCCGAGGTCGGCGCCACCTGACCGTCGACGGCGATCTCGCCACGGTCCCGCCAGGTGGCCCAGGCCATCCACAGCAGATAGGCGATGCCGGCGATCTTGAGCATCTCGAAGGCGGTGCCGCTGGCCCGCAGGAGCGCCGCGGTGCCGGTGATCGCCGCCACGAGGTGCGGCACGATGCCGAGGGTGCAGCCGAGCGCGGTGATGGTCGCCGGACGTCGCCCGCCGCGCAGGCCGGCCGCCATGGTGAGCACCACACCGGTCCCGGGGGTGGCGACGATCGCCAGCGACGTGAGGAAGAAGGCGAGGTCCATCGGGGCTCCTGCGCAGGTCGGGTGCTCCCGACCCTAGCGACGCATCGACCCGCGCGCGGGCCAGAGCCGCAGGACGATCCGCTGGAGCGCGAGCCGATGGCCGCATCCGGGTGGCAGCGGCGCGCCTCAGCCGCAGCCGACGTCCTCGACGACGGCCTCCGTGCACCCCTGACGGGCGATCGCCGCGGCGAGCACCCGGCGCAACGCGGCCACGTCGTCTGCCCCGAGGTCGGCGACCCAGTCCGCCTCGATCTCGGCGAAGAGGCGCCGCACGGTGCGCTGCGCCTCCTCCCCGGCCGGGGTGAGGGTGAGCAGCCGGGCCCGTTGGTCCGCAGGATCTGGCCTGACCGCGATGTAGCCGCCGCGCTCGAGCTGGCCGATCTGCTGGCTGACCGCCTGCTTGCTCATCCCGCACGGCTCGACGAGCTGCGAGGCGCGGGCGGGCCCGGTCGTGAGGTGACGCAGGACGGTCCGGGAGTGCGCCAGCGTGACCCCGGGCAGACCCGCCGCGGCCAGACGGCGCTCGAACTCCAGGACGAAGGCATCGTGCGCCCCGCCGAGCAGCGCCACCAGGGGCAGCCCGTCGACGACCTGATCCCCGCTCATGCCCTCCACGATACGGGAACACGTCAAGCGTCTTGACTTGTTCTTCGTGACGGCCGTACGTTGGTCAAGCAAGTTGACCATCTTCACCGCCCGACGAGCAGCACAGCGCCGTGAGCTCGCCCCCTTCCTCTCGACAGGAGCGCTCATGCACGTCCTCGCCATCGTGGGCAGCACCCGCGCCGCCTCCACCAACCGCCGGCTCGCCGAGACCGCGCTAGCCCAGCTGCCCGAGGGCAGCACCGGCAGCATCAGCGAGCTCCCGGCCCACCTCCCCTTCTACGACGAGGACGTCGACTCCGCCGGCGCCCCCGACGCGGCGACCCGGCTGCGCGCCGAGGTCGGCGAGGCCGACGCCGTGCTCCTGGTTACCCCGGAGTACAACGGCGGCATGTCCGCGGTCGCCAAGAACGCCATCGACTGGCTCTCCCGCCCCTTCGGCGACGGCATCATCAAGGGCAAGCCGGTGCTCGTGCTCGGCGCCACGATGTCCGCACGCGGCGCGCAGTGGGCCCGGGAGGAAGCGGTGAAGTCGGTGACCATCGCCGGCGGCCTGCCGCTGCAGCGCCACCTCGGGGTCCCCTCGGCGTTCGAGGCCTTCGACGAGGACGCGCTGCGCGAGCCGGAGCTGCACGACGACCTGCGCACCCTCGTCGGCGACCTGCTGACCGCCGCCGCAGAGAGCCGGGAGCCGGCCGGGGTCTGACCTCGTCAACCACCGCCAAGGGGTACCGACCGTGACGGTCGGCACCCCCTTCTCCGCAACTGCCCGGGCAAATTGCACCTCCGCCTCGCAACTGCCCGGGCAAATTGCACCTCCCCCTCGCAACTGCCCGGGCAGTTGCGCAGCACCGCTCGCATCCACCCGGGTGAACGCGAAGGGGGTGGGGTCGCCGGGGCCTCCGAGGGGTCGCGCAGAGCCTGGTCAGATCGTTGAAGCATCCCTCACCGCCATACCCCGGACCTGCGGCGCCGCCGTGGCTACCGTCGGGTAGGACCGGCGTCAACGACGACGTCGGCAGATCCAGGGAGAGCACCCCATGCGCCTGACCACCCGAGCCATGAAGGTCGTGGTCGCCACAGCCGCGACCACCGCCTTCGTCGCGCTGTCGCCCGCCTCGGCGAGCGCCGCCACGACCTACGACACCGGTGAGGGCTACGGGCCCTACAAGATCAGCTTCCTCGCCGCCACCATCTACAGCCAGGGGTACCCCGACAAGCAGCCGCAGGGCGTCAACGACTGGGGCTGCACCCCGGACGACCCGCGCAAGCAGCCGGTGGTCCTCGTGCACGGCACCTACGCCAACCAGTACAACAGCTTCGCCCGGATGGCCCCCGAGCTGGACTGGGACGGCTACTGCGTCTACGCCTTCAACTACGGCATGGACGACGACTCCCTGGTCGCCCAGTTCCCCGGCATCTACGGCACCACCGGGCTGTCCGCGAACGCCAGCGAGCTGGAGGCCTTCACCGACGAGGTCATGCAGCGCACCGGCGCCAGCGAGGTCGACATGGTCGGCTGGAGCCAGGGCGGCACCCTCATCAACGACTACCTCAAGCGCCGCGGCGGGGACACCGTCGACGACGCCGTGACGCTCGGCGCCACCCACCACGGCACCACCCTGCTCGGGCTGGGCAACCTCGCCGACGACGTCGGCCTGGACAACGTCCGCGCCGGCCTCGGCCAGGCCGCGGTCGACCAGGTGCGCGACTCGGAGTACATCGCCCAGCTCAACGCCGAGGGCGACACCGTCGCCGGGGTCGACTACACGGTGATCGCCACCCGCTACGACGAGGTCTCCACGCCGTACAGCGCGACCTTCCTCGAGGCGGTGCCGGGTGCGAACGTCGACAACGTCACCCTGCAGAACGGCTGCTGGCTCGACAAGAGCGACCACCTCTCGATGATGTACAGCCCACGGGCGATCGACATCACCCGCAAGGCGCTCGACCCCGACGGACGCGGCTACCTGCGCTGCCGGCTCAACCTGCCGATCGTCTGACCGGCGGGACCGACAGGTCGAGCACGACCGCCGACCGCTGACCCTCGGAGGGTGAGCGGTCGGCGGTCTGTGCTGTGTGGTCTGTGCTGTGCGCTCTGTGCTCGGTGGACCGGCCCACATCCCAGCCGGGACAGGTGCAGGGCCAGCCGCGTCCGGTCCCCCTGGTGCAGCTTGCGCAGCAGCATCGAGACGAGGTTCTTCACCGTGCCGTGGCTCAGGTGCAGCGCGCCGGCGATCTCGGCGTTGCTCGCCCCGGTCGCCACCAGGCGCGGCCACCTCCCGCTCGGTCGGCGTGAGCGCGGCGAGCGGGTCCTGCGGCGGCGAGGCGGCCACCGCGCGCCGCACCAGGTCGGGGTCGTCGAAGGTGGTGAGCACCACCACCGGCACCTCCGGGTGGTCCTGGGCGCAGGCCGCCACCAGCCCGGGGCCGTCGAGCACCGGCATCCGGGCGTCGGAGAGCACGACGTCGGGGCGCACCCCGTTGACGACGGCCAGCGCCTCGCGGCCGTCAGCCGCCTCGCCGACGACCTCGACCCCGTCCAGGGTCGCCAGCACGAGACAGATCCCGCGCCGCACCAGCTCCTGGTCGTCGACGACGACCACCCGCGTCGGGCTCATCGCGTCGACCGTCCCTGGTCGACCCCGCGCCGGAGGCCGCCACCGAAGACGTCGGTCCGGCGGCGACCGGCTGGTCGGGGACGACCACGGCGAGCCGGCGGCCCCCTTCGGGCGGATCGGTGGAGGTGAGGCTGCCGCCGAGGTCCTCGACCCGGGCCCGCATCGCGGTCAGGCCGAATCCCTCGGCGGCACCTCCCACCCCCCGGCCGTCGTCGGTCAGCTCCAGCCGGACCCCGCTCCCGTCACGCCGCACCTCCAGGTGGGCGTGCTCGGCTCCGCTGTGCCGCACGACGTTGGTGAGCCCCTCCTGCACGCACCGGTAGACCACGAGCGCCTGCGCCGTCCCCAGGTCCTCCACGTCGGCATCGACGTCCACGGCGAGCCCGGTCCCGCGGAAGCGTTCGGCGATCGGCTGGAAGGCCTGGCAGTCGCTGAGCTCGCTGAGCGGCACCGGGCTCAGCGCCCGCACCCAGGTGCGCATCTCCTGCAGCGCCTCCCCGGTCGCCTGCCGGACCTCGGCGACGCTGGCCCACGCCTGCTCCGGGTCCCGCTGCTGGAGCCGCTGGGCGCCGTCGAGCAGCAGCCCGATCCCGGTGAGCCGGTGCCCCAGGCCGTCGTGCAGCTCGGCCGCCGCGCGGGTGCGCTCCTGGGCGAGGACGAGCTCCTGGGTGGTGCGGTGCTGGGTGGTGCGGTGCTGGCTGCGGCGCCAGGTCACCCACAGGGCCAGCATGAGCAGCACCGCCGCGGCGAAGGCCCACGGCTGCCAGGTCGGGGCCTCCGGGTCGCCGACGAGGAGGACCACGACGGGCACCTGCAGCGCGACCGCCCCCACGAGCAGCGCGTCGAGGATGCGCAACGCTCGCGGCTCGTCGATCACCCCGCCACCGTAGGCCGGTCAGGCCCGGCAGGACCCATGACCAGGGTCATGGGTTCGGGTCGTCCGCGGTCACGACGGGTCGTGACGGTCAGGAGGCGCGCGCCGGCGCCACCCGGGAGGATGGTTGATCCACGAGCACACCGACCGCCTCCGCCACCCCCCTCCGACTCGTCCTCCCGCAGCGCTGACCTGGTCACCGACCAGTCCGCCGGCGCCACCTCCCCCCGCTGGCCCGCCTGGGCCCGCGTCCTCGGCGTCACCGTCCTCTTCTTCGTCGCGATGTTCGCCTCGGCACTCCTCCTCATGCCGGTCGCCGAGCTC
Proteins encoded:
- a CDS encoding S8 family serine peptidase, which codes for MTARRTRAAAALAATALLASGCSLLGLDDGSSSSSSSDDGGGAQDAPSSSPQETSVETFDVAPEGRDWVVLVEDPADTGDVADALRQADLELTSINSGVGMVTLRTTAEDVAETAEGIDGVTAAVTDRSVGWSPSDPVSPSPDGDLQPATDLPSPPEAPEGGDPLDGWLWGLDAISAFEARESTSGRREVRVGIIDTGVDASHPDLAPVLDTGLSKTFVTDIPDIDGECEHESCIDPVGEDGGGHGTHVAGTVAAASNGLGVSGVAPDVSIVDLRAGQDGGFFFLGPSVNALTYAADQQLDVVNMSFYVDPWLYACEGGAPEDDPEQATTQDVTIELMRRAQDLAHEQGVTMVGSAGNSSADMADPGTDETSPNYGDEPHSRTIDPESCYDLPVEGPHVIGVSSIDEGGSLSSFSNWTTEPDGEDIEVAAPGGGAAVSPRGVLSATPRSLARVEGLVDDDGRLTQLGVDAGYVRDCPEGMAEDAPDPDQRCGLYTYAQGTSMASPHAAGVAALIISAEGDRMAPDAVRERLLGTAADQACPSGTGSGGPRCVGDAGRNGFVGEGVVDAAAAVS
- a CDS encoding pyruvate dehydrogenase — its product is MKLADQIVAQLVDAGVRRIYGIVGDSLNPVVDAVRRTGGAAKGGIDWIHVRHEEAAAFAAAADAQLTGELAVCAGSCGPGNLHLINGLYDANRSHAPVLAIASHIPSAQIGTGYFQETHPDRLFVECSVYREMISSPQQSPRVVASAIRHAESLRGVAVLTLPGDLADEEATAPTPAYRRAARPTLVPDEAVVTELAERINAAGRVAIFAGAGVADAHDEVVELAGHLGAPVGHSLRGKDAIQHDNPYDVGMTGLLGYGAAAEGMKDADLLLLLGTDFPYDQFLPDVTTVQIDTAGEVLGRRTEVDLPIHADVRATIAAVRPLLQPKDSRFLEATLKRHEKLMTKAVGAYTHDVEDKTPIHPEYVASILDEVAAEDAVITADTGMCNVWTARYITPNGRRRLIGSYLHGSMANALPHAIGAAVAHPGRQVVSVSGDGGLSMLLGELVTVAAYRLPVTVVVFNNSTLGMVKLEMLVDGMPDFGVDVPMVDYAKVGEALGFEAERVEQPGDVRAALTRALAHDGPSLVEVVTDPMALSVPPAITGEQLIGFATAMSKVVLNRGAGEAVAMARSNLRNIPR
- a CDS encoding MerR family transcriptional regulator; translation: MRWSVGDVAARFGMPTHVLRHWESMGLLDPERDGGGRRRYRGADVVRVATIRRNRDAGMSLEQIRVLLDSDAPGRHQVLQDHLDELDRRMEQMRLSRAMTEHAMGCRAHDVATCPRFRQWVADLTADA
- a CDS encoding UBP-type zinc finger domain-containing protein, which gives rise to MSARDDAIEVTVPPSGTGCADCLATDDGWWVHLRRCATCGHVGCCDSSPAQHASHHVASTGHAVVQSFEPGEDWFFDYDEEQVFRGPTLADPTSRPEEQGMPAPTDRVPDDWRSHLH
- a CDS encoding TfoX/Sxy family protein; translated protein: MAHDEEIADRVRALLADEPGLTERRMFGGLGFMLDGHMAVAADSKGGLMVRHDPADDSPDPLLAPTVMRGGPIRGWSDIDPEVALGDDELARLVRIGVGYVRGLPPKG
- a CDS encoding LysE family translocator is translated as MDLAFFLTSLAIVATPGTGVVLTMAAGLRGGRRPATITALGCTLGIVPHLVAAITGTAALLRASGTAFEMLKIAGIAYLLWMAWATWRDRGEIAVDGQVAPTSARRLVVTAVLANLLNPKLTLFFFAFLPQFVTPGRGELTQMLALSGVFMALTLIVFIGYGWCAALMREHVITRPAVVRRVQRVFAAGYLVLAARLATVERA
- a CDS encoding MarR family winged helix-turn-helix transcriptional regulator → MSGDQVVDGLPLVALLGGAHDAFVLEFERRLAAAGLPGVTLAHSRTVLRHLTTGPARASQLVEPCGMSKQAVSQQIGQLERGGYIAVRPDPADQRARLLTLTPAGEEAQRTVRRLFAEIEADWVADLGADDVAALRRVLAAAIARQGCTEAVVEDVGCG
- a CDS encoding NADPH-dependent FMN reductase, producing the protein MTIFTARRAAQRRELAPFLSTGALMHVLAIVGSTRAASTNRRLAETALAQLPEGSTGSISELPAHLPFYDEDVDSAGAPDAATRLRAEVGEADAVLLVTPEYNGGMSAVAKNAIDWLSRPFGDGIIKGKPVLVLGATMSARGAQWAREEAVKSVTIAGGLPLQRHLGVPSAFEAFDEDALREPELHDDLRTLVGDLLTAAAESREPAGV
- a CDS encoding esterase/lipase family protein; amino-acid sequence: MRLTTRAMKVVVATAATTAFVALSPASASAATTYDTGEGYGPYKISFLAATIYSQGYPDKQPQGVNDWGCTPDDPRKQPVVLVHGTYANQYNSFARMAPELDWDGYCVYAFNYGMDDDSLVAQFPGIYGTTGLSANASELEAFTDEVMQRTGASEVDMVGWSQGGTLINDYLKRRGGDTVDDAVTLGATHHGTTLLGLGNLADDVGLDNVRAGLGQAAVDQVRDSEYIAQLNAEGDTVAGVDYTVIATRYDEVSTPYSATFLEAVPGANVDNVTLQNGCWLDKSDHLSMMYSPRAIDITRKALDPDGRGYLRCRLNLPIV
- a CDS encoding response regulator transcription factor, whose protein sequence is MATGASNAEIAGALHLSHGTVKNLVSMLLRKLHQGDRTRLALHLSRLGCGPVHRAQSAQHRPHSTDRRPLTLRGSAVGGRARPVGPAGQTIGRLSRQRR
- a CDS encoding histidine kinase, encoding MIDEPRALRILDALLVGAVALQVPVVVLLVGDPEAPTWQPWAFAAAVLLMLALWVTWRRSQHRTTQHRTTQELVLAQERTRAAAELHDGLGHRLTGIGLLLDGAQRLQQRDPEQAWASVAEVRQATGEALQEMRTWVRALSPVPLSELSDCQAFQPIAERFRGTGLAVDVDADVEDLGTAQALVVYRCVQEGLTNVVRHSGAEHAHLEVRRDGSGVRLELTDDGRGVGGAAEGFGLTAMRARVEDLGGSLTSTDPPEGGRRLAVVVPDQPVAAGPTSSVAASGAGSTRDGRRDEPDAGGRRRRPGAGAARDLSRAGDPGRGRGRRRGG